A region from the Aegilops tauschii subsp. strangulata cultivar AL8/78 chromosome 5, Aet v6.0, whole genome shotgun sequence genome encodes:
- the LOC109737486 gene encoding protein SAWADEE HOMEODOMAIN HOMOLOG 2 isoform X1: protein MERRSTTRFSPSEIARMEKLVSSDRKEQVLVDSFCQKLVEEFNRSPARVGSRALQATQVRGWFLDKLPASTPKPASLPTTSEEKPLASEPDALISEIKTSASDEEKVLALDTSISNNEDALSADLPKETTDKVPEFEDLQFEAKSSKDSAWYDVALFLAHRKTSLGEVEVRVRFIGYGAEEDEWVNVRKAVRQQSIPLESSECRSIVKGDLVLCFKESNDEALHFDAHVVDVQRKQHDIRGCRCLFHVEYDHDQSQEMVNLKRISRRPRYL, encoded by the exons ATGGAGCGGCGATCCACCACCCGCTTCTCGCCTTCCGAG ATTGCAAGGATGGAGAAGTTGGTTTCATCAGACAGAAAAGAGCAAGTCTTGGTTGATAGTTTCTGCCAGAAGCTTGTAGAAGAATTTAA TCGTTCTCCAGCTCGAGTCGGAAGCAGAGCTCTACAGGCTACACAG GTTCGAGGATGGTTCCTTGATAAGCTCCCTGCATCAACTCCTAAACCTGCTTCCTTGCCTACTACTTCTGAAGAAAAGCCTTTAGCCTCAGAACCAGATGCGTTAATTTCTGAGATAAAGACTTCAGCTTCTGATGAAGAAAAAGTTTTAGCTCTTGATACAAGTATTTCAAACAATGAGGATGCACTTTCTGCGGATTTACCCAAAG AGACTACAGATAAGGTTCCTGAATTTGAAGACTTGCAGTTTGAGGCTAAGTCATCAAAGGATTCTGCATG GTACGACGTCGCCCTCTTCTTGGCACACAGGAAGACAAGTTTGGGAGAAGTT GAAGTCCGGGTGAGGTTTATCGGATATGGGGCTGAAGAAGATGAGTGGGTGAATGTCAGGAAGGCTGTCCGCCAGCAATCCATTCCGCTGGAGTCCTCAGAATGCCGAAGCATTGTCAAAGGAGATCTTGTCCTGTGTTTCAAG GAGAGCAATGATGAAGCACTGCATTTCGATGCGCACGTTGTGGATGTCCAGCGGAAACAGCATGATATAAGGGGATGCAGATGCCTCTTCCATGTTGAATATGATCATGATCAAAGCCAG GAGATGGTGAACCTCAAGAGAATCTCCAGGCGGCCAAGATACCTTTGA
- the LOC109737486 gene encoding protein SAWADEE HOMEODOMAIN HOMOLOG 2 isoform X2, giving the protein MERRSTTRFSPSEIARMEKLVSSDRKEQVLVDSFCQKLVEEFNRSPARVGSRALQATQVRGWFLDKLPASTPKPASLPTTSEEKPLASEPDALISEIKTSASDEEKVLALDTSISNNEDALSADLPKDKVPEFEDLQFEAKSSKDSAWYDVALFLAHRKTSLGEVEVRVRFIGYGAEEDEWVNVRKAVRQQSIPLESSECRSIVKGDLVLCFKESNDEALHFDAHVVDVQRKQHDIRGCRCLFHVEYDHDQSQEMVNLKRISRRPRYL; this is encoded by the exons ATGGAGCGGCGATCCACCACCCGCTTCTCGCCTTCCGAG ATTGCAAGGATGGAGAAGTTGGTTTCATCAGACAGAAAAGAGCAAGTCTTGGTTGATAGTTTCTGCCAGAAGCTTGTAGAAGAATTTAA TCGTTCTCCAGCTCGAGTCGGAAGCAGAGCTCTACAGGCTACACAG GTTCGAGGATGGTTCCTTGATAAGCTCCCTGCATCAACTCCTAAACCTGCTTCCTTGCCTACTACTTCTGAAGAAAAGCCTTTAGCCTCAGAACCAGATGCGTTAATTTCTGAGATAAAGACTTCAGCTTCTGATGAAGAAAAAGTTTTAGCTCTTGATACAAGTATTTCAAACAATGAGGATGCACTTTCTGCGGATTTACCCAAAG ATAAGGTTCCTGAATTTGAAGACTTGCAGTTTGAGGCTAAGTCATCAAAGGATTCTGCATG GTACGACGTCGCCCTCTTCTTGGCACACAGGAAGACAAGTTTGGGAGAAGTT GAAGTCCGGGTGAGGTTTATCGGATATGGGGCTGAAGAAGATGAGTGGGTGAATGTCAGGAAGGCTGTCCGCCAGCAATCCATTCCGCTGGAGTCCTCAGAATGCCGAAGCATTGTCAAAGGAGATCTTGTCCTGTGTTTCAAG GAGAGCAATGATGAAGCACTGCATTTCGATGCGCACGTTGTGGATGTCCAGCGGAAACAGCATGATATAAGGGGATGCAGATGCCTCTTCCATGTTGAATATGATCATGATCAAAGCCAG GAGATGGTGAACCTCAAGAGAATCTCCAGGCGGCCAAGATACCTTTGA